Proteins encoded in a region of the Pseudomonas putida genome:
- a CDS encoding beta (1-6) glucans synthase has protein sequence MDRPMPSSARLLLPLYLLACLLALLGLGGLWYGLGKPVHLADAASPTHKLQCASYTPFDKDQSPYDQPLQLRPARMDADLALLAERFQCIRTYSMSGLEAIPALARKHGLKVMLGAWVNAHPADTDKEIDLLIATANANPDVVSAVIVGNETLLRKEVTGAHLAKLIARVKQQVKVPVTYADVWDFWLQHPQVAPAVDFLTIHLLPYWEDEPRGIDDALAHVADVRRVFGTRFAPKDILIGETGWPSEGRQRETAVPSRANEARFIRGFVAMAESNGWRYNLIEAFDQPWKRANEGAVGGYWGLYDADRQDKGVLEGPVSNLHYWPQWLLASAVLMLVMLMLAGRPATVQAAVLLPLLAAFGAVCLGLWGELMRTHARFVGEWVWAVALAGLNLLVLAHALLALAQRAGWRERLFAWLQARAGWLLLAAGFAAAVSMLAMVFDPRYRSFPSAALALPALVYVLWPVRARRAEVALLAFIVGAGVAPQLFVEGLENQQALIWAVVSVLMTAALWRSLRMTRKA, from the coding sequence ATGGACCGCCCGATGCCCAGTTCTGCCCGCCTGCTGTTGCCGTTGTACCTGCTTGCCTGCCTGTTGGCCCTGCTTGGGCTTGGAGGGCTCTGGTACGGGCTGGGTAAGCCGGTACACCTGGCCGATGCGGCCAGCCCGACGCACAAGCTGCAGTGCGCCTCGTACACGCCGTTCGACAAAGACCAGTCACCCTACGACCAGCCATTACAGCTGCGCCCGGCACGGATGGACGCCGACCTTGCTTTGCTGGCTGAGCGATTCCAGTGCATCCGCACCTATTCCATGAGCGGCCTTGAGGCAATCCCGGCGCTGGCACGCAAGCATGGCCTGAAGGTGATGTTGGGCGCCTGGGTCAACGCTCACCCGGCCGACACCGACAAGGAAATCGACCTGCTGATCGCCACCGCCAACGCCAACCCGGATGTGGTCAGCGCGGTGATCGTCGGCAACGAGACACTGCTGCGCAAAGAGGTGACCGGTGCACACCTGGCCAAGCTGATCGCCCGAGTGAAGCAACAGGTCAAAGTGCCGGTGACCTACGCCGATGTCTGGGATTTCTGGCTGCAGCACCCGCAGGTGGCACCGGCGGTGGACTTCCTGACCATCCACCTGCTGCCCTACTGGGAGGACGAACCGCGCGGCATCGACGATGCCTTGGCCCACGTTGCCGACGTGCGCCGGGTGTTCGGCACGCGCTTCGCGCCCAAGGACATCCTGATCGGCGAAACCGGCTGGCCCAGCGAAGGCCGCCAGCGCGAGACCGCTGTGCCCAGCCGAGCCAACGAGGCGCGCTTCATTCGCGGCTTTGTGGCCATGGCCGAAAGCAACGGCTGGCGCTACAACCTGATCGAAGCCTTCGACCAGCCGTGGAAGCGTGCCAACGAAGGTGCTGTAGGCGGTTACTGGGGGCTTTACGATGCCGACCGGCAGGACAAGGGCGTGCTCGAAGGGCCGGTGAGCAACCTGCATTACTGGCCACAGTGGTTGCTGGCGAGTGCGGTGTTGATGTTGGTCATGTTGATGCTCGCCGGGCGCCCCGCGACTGTGCAGGCGGCAGTGTTGCTGCCACTGCTGGCGGCGTTTGGCGCGGTTTGCCTGGGGCTGTGGGGCGAGTTGATGCGCACCCATGCACGCTTTGTCGGGGAGTGGGTGTGGGCGGTGGCACTGGCCGGGCTGAACCTGCTGGTATTGGCCCATGCGCTGCTGGCCTTGGCGCAACGGGCCGGCTGGCGCGAACGTTTATTCGCCTGGCTGCAGGCGCGGGCCGGCTGGCTGTTGCTGGCGGCGGGTTTTGCCGCAGCGGTGAGCATGCTGGCGATGGTGTTCGACCCGCGCTACCGCAGCTTCCCCAGCGCTGCGCTGGCGTTGCCGGCGCTGGTGTATGTGCTGTGGCCGGTAAGGGCGCGGCGGGCGGAGGTGGCGCTGCTGGCGTTCATCGTCGGCGCCGGGGTGGCGCCGCAGCTGTTCGTGGAAGGGCTGGAGAACCAGCAGGCCTTGATCTGGGCGGTAGTGAGTGTGCTGATGACAGCAGCGTTGTGGCGGAGCTTGCGAATGACTCGAAAAGCCTGA
- a CDS encoding glycine betaine ABC transporter substrate-binding protein, producing MATLKKMRRFLGVGTALVMAMSAAQAMAKEVSIGYVDGWADSVATTNVAAEVIKQKLGYDVKLQAVATGIMWQGVATGKLDAMLSAWLPVTHGEYWTKNKDNVVDYGPNFKDAKIGLIVPEYVKAVSIADLKTDSSFKQKIVGIDAGSGVMLKTDQAIKDYDLTGYKLQASSGAAMTAELGRAYAKQQSIAVTGWVPHWMFAKWKLKFLEDPKGVYGAAETVNSIGSKELATKAPEVAEFLKKFNWQSKDEIGEVMLAIQEGAKPEAAAKDWVAKHPDRVKEWTGK from the coding sequence ATGGCGACTTTGAAAAAAATGCGACGTTTCCTGGGTGTGGGCACCGCCCTGGTAATGGCCATGAGCGCTGCACAGGCAATGGCTAAAGAAGTAAGCATAGGTTACGTGGATGGTTGGGCCGACAGCGTGGCGACCACCAACGTGGCCGCCGAAGTGATCAAGCAAAAGCTCGGCTACGACGTGAAGTTGCAGGCCGTGGCCACGGGGATCATGTGGCAGGGCGTGGCAACCGGTAAACTCGATGCCATGTTGTCGGCCTGGCTGCCGGTGACCCATGGCGAGTACTGGACCAAGAACAAGGACAACGTGGTCGACTACGGCCCGAACTTCAAGGATGCCAAGATCGGCCTGATCGTCCCCGAGTACGTCAAGGCGGTGAGCATCGCCGACCTCAAGACCGATAGCAGCTTCAAGCAGAAGATCGTCGGCATTGACGCAGGCTCCGGTGTGATGCTGAAAACCGACCAGGCGATCAAGGACTACGACCTGACCGGCTACAAGCTGCAGGCCAGCTCGGGCGCCGCGATGACTGCGGAACTGGGCCGTGCCTACGCCAAGCAGCAGTCGATTGCGGTGACCGGTTGGGTTCCGCACTGGATGTTCGCCAAGTGGAAGCTGAAGTTCCTCGAAGACCCGAAAGGTGTGTATGGCGCGGCGGAAACCGTGAACAGCATCGGCAGCAAGGAACTGGCGACCAAGGCTCCGGAAGTGGCGGAGTTCCTGAAGAAGTTCAACTGGCAGTCCAAGGACGAGATTGGCGAGGTGATGCTGGCGATTCAGGAAGGTGCCAAGCCTGAAGCCGCGGCCAAGGATTGGGTGGCCAAGCACCCTGATCGTGTGAAGGAGTGGACTGGCAAGTAA
- a CDS encoding DUF485 domain-containing protein: protein MNDSIYLSIQNSPRFKELVTKRERFAWVLSAIMLGLYCAFILLIAYGPHILGAKLSPESSITWGIPLGVGLIVSAFVLTAIYVRRANGEFDELNKEILKEAQQ from the coding sequence ATGAACGACAGCATTTACCTCTCGATACAAAACAGCCCCCGTTTCAAGGAGCTGGTTACCAAACGCGAACGGTTCGCCTGGGTGCTCTCGGCGATCATGCTCGGCCTGTACTGCGCCTTCATCCTCCTGATCGCCTACGGTCCTCACATACTGGGCGCCAAGCTCAGCCCTGAGTCGTCGATTACCTGGGGCATTCCCCTGGGCGTCGGCCTGATCGTTTCGGCATTCGTCCTGACCGCCATCTACGTACGCCGCGCCAACGGCGAATTCGATGAGCTGAACAAGGAAATCCTGAAGGAGGCGCAACAATGA
- a CDS encoding cation acetate symporter yields the protein MIRHAKALAVLACGAFAPAVWAADALTGEVQKQPLNVSAIAMFVAFVAFTLGITYWASKRNKSAADYYAAGGKITGFQNGLAIAGDYMSAASFLGISALVFTSGYDGLIYSIGFLVGWPIILFLIAERLRNLGKYTFADVASYRLGQKEIRTLSASGSLVVVAFYLIAQMVGAGKLIELLFGLDYHVAVILVGILMCLYVLFGGMLATTWVQIIKAVLLLSGASFMALMVMKHVGFDFNTLFSEAIKVHAKGEAIMSPGGLVKDPISAFSLGLALMFGTAGLPHILMRFFTVSDAKEARKSVLYATGFIGYFYILTFIIGFGAILLVSTNPDFKDAAGALLGGNNMAAVHLANAVGGSVFLGFISAVAFATILAVVAGLTLAGASAVSHDLYASVWRKGKANDKDEIRVSKITTVALGVLAIGLGILFEKQNIAFMVGLAFSIAASCNFPVLLLSMYWKKLTTRGAMIGGWLGLVSAVTLMILGPTIWVQILGHEKPIYPYEYPALFSMAIAFVSIWFFSVTDKSKAADDERALFYPQFVRSQTGLGASGAVSH from the coding sequence ATGATTCGCCACGCCAAAGCCCTGGCCGTACTGGCCTGCGGAGCCTTCGCACCCGCCGTGTGGGCCGCCGATGCCCTGACCGGCGAGGTGCAGAAACAACCGCTGAACGTTTCCGCCATCGCCATGTTCGTGGCCTTCGTCGCCTTCACCCTCGGCATCACTTACTGGGCCTCCAAACGCAACAAGTCGGCAGCGGACTACTACGCGGCCGGCGGCAAGATCACCGGCTTCCAGAACGGCCTGGCGATTGCTGGCGACTACATGTCGGCGGCCTCGTTCCTGGGTATTTCCGCGTTGGTGTTCACCTCTGGCTACGACGGCTTGATCTACTCGATCGGTTTCCTGGTCGGCTGGCCAATCATCCTCTTCCTGATTGCCGAACGCCTGCGCAACCTGGGCAAGTACACCTTTGCCGACGTGGCCTCGTACCGCCTCGGGCAGAAGGAAATCCGCACCCTGTCGGCCTCCGGTTCGCTGGTGGTGGTGGCCTTCTACCTGATCGCGCAAATGGTGGGTGCCGGCAAGCTGATCGAGCTGCTGTTCGGCCTGGACTACCACGTGGCGGTCATCCTGGTCGGTATCCTGATGTGCCTGTACGTGCTGTTCGGCGGCATGCTGGCCACCACCTGGGTACAGATCATCAAAGCTGTGCTGTTGCTGTCCGGTGCCAGCTTCATGGCGCTGATGGTGATGAAGCACGTGGGCTTCGACTTCAACACGCTGTTCTCCGAAGCCATCAAGGTGCATGCCAAGGGCGAGGCGATCATGAGCCCCGGCGGCCTGGTCAAAGACCCGATCTCGGCGTTCTCGCTGGGCCTGGCTCTGATGTTCGGTACCGCTGGCCTGCCGCATATCCTGATGCGCTTCTTCACCGTCAGCGATGCCAAGGAAGCGCGCAAGAGCGTGCTGTACGCCACCGGCTTCATCGGCTACTTCTACATCCTCACCTTCATCATCGGCTTTGGCGCGATCCTGCTGGTCAGCACCAACCCGGACTTCAAAGACGCCGCCGGCGCACTGTTGGGTGGCAACAACATGGCAGCGGTGCACCTGGCCAATGCGGTAGGTGGCAGCGTGTTCCTCGGCTTCATCTCGGCGGTGGCTTTCGCCACCATCCTGGCGGTGGTTGCCGGCCTGACCCTGGCCGGTGCCTCGGCGGTGTCCCATGACCTGTACGCCAGCGTCTGGCGCAAGGGCAAGGCCAACGACAAGGACGAGATCCGCGTGTCGAAGATCACCACCGTCGCGCTGGGCGTGCTGGCGATCGGCCTGGGCATCCTGTTCGAGAAGCAGAACATCGCCTTCATGGTAGGCCTGGCCTTCTCCATCGCCGCCAGCTGCAACTTCCCGGTACTGTTGCTTTCGATGTACTGGAAGAAACTGACCACCCGCGGCGCCATGATCGGCGGCTGGCTGGGCCTGGTGAGTGCGGTGACGCTGATGATCCTCGGCCCGACCATCTGGGTGCAGATCCTTGGCCACGAGAAGCCAATCTACCCGTACGAGTACCCGGCGCTGTTCTCGATGGCCATTGCCTTCGTCAGCATCTGGTTCTTCTCGGTCACCGACAAGTCCAAGGCTGCTGATGACGAGCGTGCGCTGTTCTACCCGCAGTTCGTGCGTTCGCAGACGGGCCTGGGTGCCAGTGGGGCGGTGTCCCACTAA
- a CDS encoding DUF3309 family protein, whose protein sequence is MTTILIIILILLLIGGLPVFPHSRSWGYGPSGIVGVVLVILLVLLLLGMI, encoded by the coding sequence ATGACCACGATTCTGATCATCATCCTGATCCTCCTGCTGATTGGTGGCTTACCGGTCTTCCCGCACTCGCGCAGTTGGGGTTATGGCCCGTCGGGCATCGTTGGTGTGGTGCTGGTGATTCTGCTGGTGTTGTTGTTGCTTGGCATGATTTGA
- the csrA gene encoding carbon storage regulator CsrA, whose translation MLVIGREVGETIVIGDDIRIRVVETREGVVRFGVDAPREVPVHRAEVYKRIQEAKQGKSC comes from the coding sequence ATGCTGGTAATAGGACGCGAAGTGGGTGAGACCATCGTGATTGGCGATGATATTCGCATCAGGGTGGTGGAAACCCGTGAGGGGGTGGTGCGCTTTGGCGTGGATGCGCCGCGCGAGGTCCCGGTGCATCGGGCCGAGGTATACAAGCGCATCCAGGAGGCCAAACAAGGCAAGAGCTGCTAG
- a CDS encoding YheU family protein, translating into MLIPYEQLQAETLTRLIEDFVTRDGTDNGDDTPLETRVLRVRQALAKGQAFILFDPESQQCQLLAKHDVPRELLD; encoded by the coding sequence ATGCTGATCCCCTACGAGCAACTGCAAGCCGAAACCCTGACCCGCCTGATCGAGGACTTCGTCACCCGCGACGGCACCGACAACGGCGACGACACCCCGCTGGAAACCCGTGTGCTGCGGGTGCGCCAGGCCCTGGCCAAAGGCCAGGCGTTCATCCTGTTCGACCCGGAAAGCCAGCAGTGCCAGTTGCTGGCCAAGCACGATGTGCCCCGTGAGCTGCTCGACTAG
- a CDS encoding osmoprotectant NAGGN system M42 family peptidase, which translates to MSERLPEPDLDYLKRVLLEMLAIPSPTGFTDTIVRYVAERLDELGIPFELTRRGTIRATLKGRQTSPDRAVSAHLDTIGASVRQLQDNGRLALAPVGCWSSRFAEGSRVSVFTDTGVFRGSVLPLMASGHAFNTAIDQMPISWDHVEVRLDAYCATRADCEALGVSIGDFVAFDPLPEFTESGHISARHLDDKAGVAALLAALKAVVESGRQPLIDCHPLFTITEETGSGAAGALPWDVSEFVGIDIAPVAPGQASSEHAVSVAMQDSSGPYDYHLSRHLLKLAGDHDLPVRRDLFRYYFSDAHSAVTAGHDIRTALVAFGCDATHGYERTHIDSLAALSRLLSAYLLSPPVFASDSQPANASLERFSHQLEHDAQMESDTRVPTVDSLVGNKG; encoded by the coding sequence ATGTCCGAACGACTCCCCGAACCCGATCTCGACTACCTCAAACGTGTGCTCCTGGAAATGCTCGCCATCCCCAGCCCCACCGGGTTCACCGATACCATCGTGCGCTACGTTGCCGAACGCCTGGACGAACTGGGCATCCCCTTCGAGCTGACCCGCCGTGGCACCATCCGCGCCACCCTCAAGGGCCGGCAAACTTCACCCGACCGGGCCGTGTCCGCCCACCTCGACACCATCGGCGCCAGTGTGCGCCAGCTGCAGGACAACGGCCGCCTGGCCCTGGCGCCAGTGGGTTGCTGGTCCAGCCGCTTCGCCGAAGGCAGTCGCGTCAGCGTGTTCACCGATACCGGGGTGTTCCGCGGCAGCGTTCTGCCGCTGATGGCCAGCGGGCATGCCTTCAACACCGCCATCGACCAGATGCCTATCAGCTGGGATCATGTGGAAGTACGCCTGGACGCCTACTGCGCCACCCGCGCCGACTGCGAGGCACTGGGCGTGAGCATCGGTGACTTCGTGGCCTTCGACCCTTTGCCCGAGTTCACCGAAAGCGGCCACATCAGCGCCCGCCATCTGGACGACAAGGCTGGCGTAGCCGCATTGCTGGCAGCATTGAAGGCCGTGGTGGAAAGCGGCCGGCAACCTTTGATCGATTGCCACCCGCTGTTCACCATCACCGAAGAAACCGGCTCAGGGGCAGCCGGTGCCCTGCCTTGGGACGTCAGCGAGTTCGTCGGCATCGACATCGCCCCGGTGGCGCCCGGGCAGGCGTCCAGCGAGCATGCCGTGAGCGTGGCCATGCAGGACTCGTCGGGGCCTTACGACTACCACCTGTCCCGGCACCTGCTGAAACTGGCCGGCGACCACGACTTGCCCGTGCGGCGTGACCTGTTCCGCTATTACTTCAGCGACGCCCATTCGGCCGTGACGGCGGGGCACGATATTCGCACTGCGCTGGTGGCGTTTGGCTGCGATGCCACCCATGGGTACGAGCGTACCCATATCGACAGCCTGGCAGCGCTGAGCCGGTTGTTGTCGGCGTACCTGTTGAGCCCACCGGTGTTCGCCAGCGATTCGCAACCGGCCAATGCGTCGCTTGAACGCTTCAGCCATCAGCTGGAGCATGATGCGCAGATGGAGAGCGATACGCGGGTGCCGACGGTGGATAGCCTGGTTGGCAATAAAGGCTGA
- the ngg gene encoding N-acetylglutaminylglutamine synthetase: MKAHEIAYGQRLLRGQAPSYERLQARLAGDGSQPHDQPRAVHCGWGRLLIGHTYPDPVSLAEDLLDECPGERDIALYVAAPQQLLAQAPQQLFLDPSDTLRLWFTDYRPAQRVFRGFRVRRAQNPADWQAINTLYQARSMLPVDAELLTPRHLGGPVYWLAEDEDSGAVIGSVMGLNHAKAFDDPEHGSSLWCLAVDPHCTRPGVGEVLVRHLIEHFMSRGLAYLDLSVLHDNRQAKRLYQKLGFRNLPTFAVKRKNGINEQLFLGPGPQADLNPYARIIVDEALRRGIEVQVDDAAGGLFTLSLGGRRIRCRESLSDLTSAVTMTLCQDKRLTQHALHNAGLQVPAQQLAGNADDNLAFLDEHGAVVVKPVDGEQGQGVAVNLTCIDDITRAVAHARQFDSRVLLESFHAGFDLRIVVIGYEVVAAAIRHPAQVLGDGKHSVRQLIEAQSRRRQAATSGESRIPLDDETERTLRAAGLGYDDVLPAGQRLAVRRTANLHTGGTLEDVTERLHPVLADAAVRAARALEIPVVGLDFMVRDAGQPEYVIIEANERAGLANHEPQPTAERFIDLLFPHSRPLA; encoded by the coding sequence ATGAAAGCCCATGAAATCGCTTACGGGCAGCGCCTGCTGCGCGGCCAGGCGCCGTCCTATGAGCGCCTGCAGGCGCGCCTGGCCGGCGACGGCAGCCAGCCCCACGACCAGCCGCGAGCCGTGCACTGCGGCTGGGGCCGGCTGCTGATCGGCCACACCTACCCCGACCCGGTTTCGCTGGCCGAGGACTTGCTCGACGAATGCCCCGGCGAGCGCGATATCGCCCTGTACGTGGCCGCGCCCCAGCAATTGCTGGCCCAGGCCCCACAGCAGTTGTTCCTGGACCCGTCCGACACCTTGCGCCTGTGGTTCACCGACTACCGCCCGGCGCAGCGGGTGTTCCGCGGCTTCCGCGTGCGCCGGGCGCAGAACCCCGCCGACTGGCAGGCGATCAACACCCTGTACCAGGCACGCAGCATGCTGCCGGTGGACGCCGAACTACTGACCCCTCGGCACCTGGGCGGCCCGGTGTACTGGCTGGCCGAAGACGAAGACAGCGGCGCTGTGATCGGCAGCGTCATGGGCCTGAACCACGCCAAGGCGTTCGATGACCCTGAGCATGGCAGCAGCCTGTGGTGCCTGGCCGTGGACCCGCACTGCACCCGCCCAGGCGTGGGTGAGGTGCTGGTGCGCCACCTGATCGAGCACTTCATGAGCCGGGGCCTGGCCTACCTCGACCTGTCGGTGCTGCACGACAACCGCCAGGCCAAGCGCCTGTACCAGAAGCTGGGCTTTCGCAACCTGCCCACCTTTGCGGTCAAGCGCAAAAATGGCATCAACGAGCAGTTGTTCCTCGGGCCCGGGCCGCAAGCCGACCTTAACCCCTATGCCCGCATCATCGTCGACGAGGCGTTGCGCCGGGGCATCGAAGTACAGGTGGATGACGCCGCTGGCGGCCTGTTCACGCTGAGCCTGGGTGGGCGGCGCATTCGCTGCCGTGAATCGCTCAGCGACCTGACCAGTGCCGTGACCATGACCCTGTGCCAAGACAAGCGCCTGACCCAGCACGCCCTGCACAACGCTGGGCTGCAGGTGCCGGCGCAGCAACTGGCGGGCAATGCCGACGACAACCTGGCGTTTCTCGACGAGCATGGCGCAGTCGTGGTCAAGCCGGTCGACGGTGAGCAAGGCCAGGGCGTGGCGGTGAACCTGACCTGCATCGACGACATCACCCGCGCCGTGGCGCACGCCCGCCAGTTCGACAGCCGCGTGTTGCTGGAAAGCTTCCATGCCGGCTTCGACCTGCGCATCGTGGTGATCGGCTACGAAGTGGTGGCCGCCGCCATCCGTCACCCGGCGCAGGTGCTGGGCGATGGCAAGCACAGTGTGCGCCAGTTGATCGAGGCCCAGAGCCGCCGGCGCCAGGCCGCCACCAGTGGCGAAAGCCGCATCCCGCTGGACGACGAAACCGAGCGCACCTTGCGCGCGGCGGGCTTGGGCTATGACGACGTGCTGCCTGCCGGCCAGCGTCTGGCCGTGCGGCGCACCGCCAATCTGCACACCGGCGGCACCCTGGAAGACGTCACCGAGCGCCTGCACCCGGTACTGGCCGACGCTGCTGTGCGCGCTGCTCGGGCGCTGGAAATTCCGGTGGTGGGGCTGGACTTCATGGTGCGTGACGCCGGGCAGCCGGAGTACGTGATCATCGAGGCCAACGAACGTGCCGGCCTGGCCAACCATGAACCGCAGCCAACGGCCGAGCGCTTTATCGACTTGCTGTTTCCGCATAGCCGACCTTTGGCCTGA
- the mnmC gene encoding bifunctional tRNA (5-methylaminomethyl-2-thiouridine)(34)-methyltransferase MnmD/FAD-dependent 5-carboxymethylaminomethyl-2-thiouridine(34) oxidoreductase MnmC, giving the protein MSTLLQHAQIDWDDQGRPHSRQYDDVYFAVNEGIEETKHVFLGQTRLAERFANLAPHTCGVIGETGFGTGMNFFCAWQLFDQHAHRDARLHFVSVEKYPLGHADMARAVSLWPELAAYTEPLLEQYVAVHPGFQQFTFANGRVTLTLLIGDVLEQLPQLDAQIDVWFLDGFAPAKNPDMWTPELFAQLARLSHPGTVLGTFTTTGWVRRSLVEAGFAMKKVPGIGKKWEVMSGAYVGPVPGPKAPWYARPAVAQGPREALVIGAGLAGSTTAASLARRGWQVTVLERHEAPAQEASGNPQGVLYLKLSAHGTALSQMILSGFGYTRRQLQRLQRGQDWDACGVLQLAFDAKEAERQGKLAAAFDHDLLHALERAEAEAIAGVALPAGGLFYPEGGWVHPPALCQQQLQHPGIRLLTHQDVIELRNIGQHWQAWAGDRLLASAPVVVLAGAADVRRFEPCAQLPLKRIRGQITRLPATASSRALRTVVCAEGYVAPPRGDEHTLGASFDFHSEDLAPTVAEHQGNLALLDEISVDLAQRLGVAELDAEQLQGRAAFRCTSPDYLPIVGPLADSQAFAEAYAVLGRDARQVPDVACPWLGGLYVNSGHGSRGLITAPLSGELVAAWVCGEPLPLPRAVAEACHPNRFALRRLIRGK; this is encoded by the coding sequence ATGTCCACCCTCCTCCAGCACGCCCAGATCGACTGGGACGACCAGGGCCGCCCCCACTCGCGGCAATACGACGACGTCTATTTCGCGGTCAACGAAGGCATTGAAGAAACCAAGCACGTGTTCCTCGGCCAGACCCGCCTGGCCGAGCGCTTTGCCAACCTGGCGCCGCATACCTGCGGGGTGATCGGCGAAACCGGTTTTGGCACCGGGATGAATTTTTTCTGCGCCTGGCAGCTGTTCGACCAGCACGCTCACCGCGACGCGCGCCTGCACTTCGTCAGCGTCGAAAAGTACCCCCTTGGCCACGCTGACATGGCCCGCGCCGTAAGCCTGTGGCCTGAGCTAGCTGCCTATACCGAGCCGCTGCTGGAGCAATACGTGGCGGTACACCCAGGTTTTCAGCAGTTCACCTTCGCCAATGGCCGGGTCACCCTCACGCTGTTGATCGGCGATGTGCTGGAACAGCTGCCGCAACTCGATGCACAGATCGATGTGTGGTTCCTCGATGGCTTCGCCCCTGCCAAGAACCCCGACATGTGGACCCCAGAGCTGTTCGCGCAGCTGGCGCGGCTATCGCACCCGGGCACAGTGCTGGGCACGTTCACCACCACCGGCTGGGTACGCCGCAGCCTGGTCGAAGCTGGCTTCGCCATGAAGAAGGTGCCAGGCATCGGCAAGAAGTGGGAGGTGATGAGCGGCGCCTACGTCGGCCCCGTCCCCGGCCCCAAAGCCCCCTGGTACGCACGCCCAGCGGTTGCACAAGGGCCGCGCGAAGCGCTGGTGATCGGTGCCGGGCTCGCCGGCAGCACAACCGCTGCCAGCCTGGCCCGGCGTGGCTGGCAGGTCACTGTGCTGGAGCGCCACGAAGCCCCGGCCCAGGAAGCTTCGGGCAACCCGCAAGGGGTGTTGTACCTCAAGCTGTCTGCCCATGGCACCGCGCTGTCGCAGATGATTCTGTCCGGGTTCGGCTACACGCGGCGCCAGCTCCAGCGCTTGCAACGTGGCCAGGACTGGGATGCCTGCGGCGTGCTGCAGTTGGCCTTCGACGCCAAGGAGGCCGAACGCCAGGGCAAACTGGCCGCCGCCTTCGACCACGACTTGCTGCACGCGCTGGAGCGCGCCGAGGCCGAAGCCATCGCCGGGGTGGCCTTGCCAGCCGGTGGGTTGTTCTACCCCGAAGGGGGTTGGGTGCACCCGCCGGCGCTGTGCCAGCAGCAGTTGCAGCACCCAGGTATTCGCCTGCTGACCCACCAGGACGTCATCGAGCTGCGCAACATTGGTCAACACTGGCAAGCCTGGGCTGGCGATCGCCTGCTGGCCAGCGCACCGGTGGTGGTCCTGGCCGGCGCTGCCGATGTGCGCCGTTTCGAGCCTTGCGCGCAGTTGCCGCTCAAGCGCATCCGTGGGCAGATCACCCGCTTGCCGGCCACCGCCAGCAGCCGGGCGCTGCGTACCGTGGTGTGCGCGGAAGGCTATGTGGCACCACCGCGCGGGGATGAACATACCCTGGGCGCGAGTTTTGATTTCCACAGCGAAGACCTTGCGCCGACGGTGGCCGAACACCAGGGCAACCTGGCGCTGCTGGACGAGATTTCCGTCGACCTGGCGCAGCGGCTGGGCGTGGCTGAACTGGACGCTGAACAGTTGCAGGGGCGTGCAGCGTTCCGTTGCACCAGCCCGGATTACCTGCCAATCGTCGGGCCGCTGGCCGACAGCCAGGCGTTTGCCGAGGCCTATGCGGTGCTGGGCCGGGATGCGCGGCAGGTGCCGGATGTGGCCTGCCCATGGCTGGGCGGGTTGTACGTGAACAGTGGGCATGGCTCGCGCGGGTTGATCACAGCGCCGTTGAGTGGCGAGCTGGTGGCGGCCTGGGTGTGCGGGGAACCGTTGCCGTTGCCCCGCGCGGTGGCAGAAGCTTGTCATCCGAACCGGTTCGCCTTGCGTAGGTTGATTCGGGGCAAGTGA